A stretch of Brassica napus cultivar Da-Ae chromosome C6, Da-Ae, whole genome shotgun sequence DNA encodes these proteins:
- the LOC106347257 gene encoding phosphoenolpyruvate carboxylase 1-like, with product MPHGKLEKMASMDVHLRQLVPGKVSEDDKLVEYDALLLDRFLDILQDLHGEDLRETVQELYEHSAEYEGKHEPKKLEELGSVLTSLDPGDSIVIAKAFSHMLNLANLAEEVQIAYRRRIKKLKKGDFVDESSATTESDLEETFKKLVGDLNKSPEEIFDALKSQTVDLVLTAHPTQSVRRSLLQKHGRIRDCLAQLYAKDITPDDKQELDEALQREIQAAFRTDEIKRTPPTPQDEMRAGMSYFHETIWKGVPKFLRRVDTALKNIGIEERVPYNAPLIQFSSWMGGDRDGNPRVTPEVTRDVCLLARMMAATMYFNQIEDLMFELSMWRCNDELRVRADELHVNRRKDAAKHYIEFWKSIPPTEPYRVILGDVRDKLYHTRERARQLLSNGTSDVPEEATFNNLEEFLEPLELCYRSLCSCGDRPIADGSLLDFLRQVSTFGLSLVRLDIRQESDRHTDVLDAITNHLDIGSYREWSEERRQEWLLSELSGKRPLFGSDLPKTEEIADVLDTFHVIAELPSDSFGAYIISMATSPSDVLAVELLQRECHVKRPLRVVPLFEKLADLEAAPAAVARLFSVDWYKNRINGKQEVMIGYSDSGKDAGRLSAAWQLYKAQEELVKVAKEYGVKLTMFHGRGGTVGRGGGPTHLAILSQPPDTINGSLRVTVQGEVIEQSFGEEHLCFRTLQRFTSATLEHGMHPPVSPKPEWRTLLDEMAVVATEEYRSVVFQEPRFVEYFRLATPELEYGRMNIGSRPSKRKPSGGIESLRAIPWIFAWTQTRFHLPVWLGFGAAIKHVVEKDVKNLHMLQDMYKHWPFFRVTIDLIEMVFAKGDPGIAALYDKLLVSEELWPFGDKLRANFEETKKLVLQTAGHKDLLEDDPYLKQRLRLRNSYITTLNVCQAYTLKRIRDPSYNVTLRPHISKEIAESSKELIELNPTSEYAPGLEDTLILTMKGVAAGLQNTG from the exons ATGCCTCATGGGAAGCTAGAGAAGATGGCATCAATGGATGTTCATCTTCGTCAACTGGTTCCCGGCAAAGTCAGCGAAGACGACAAACTCGTTGAGTACGATGCTCTGCTTCTAGATCGGTTCCTCGATATTCTCCAAGACTTGCACGGCGAGGATCTTCGAGAAACT GTTCAAGAGCTTTATGAGCACTCTGCAGAGTACGAAGGGAAGCATGAGCCCAAGAAGCTAGAGGAGCTAGGGAGTGTTCTAACCAGTTTAGATCCAGGAGACTCCATCGTCATCGCTAAAGCCTTCTCTCACATGCTTAACTTAGCCAATCTCGCTGAGGAAGTGCAGATCGCTTATCGCCGTAGGATCAAGAAGCTCAAGAAAGGTGATTTCGTTGATGAGAGCTCTGCTACCACTGAGTCTGACCTCGAAGAGACTTTCAAGAAGCTTGTTGGTGATCTCAACAAGTCTCCTGAAGAGATCTTTGATGCTCTCAAGAGCCAGACTGTTGATTTGGTTCTGACTGCTCATCCTACTCAGTCTGTGAGAAGATCACTGCTTCAGAAACATGGGAGGATAAGAGACTGTCTGGCTCAGCTCTATGCTAAGGATATTACTCCTGATGACAAGCAAGAGCTCGACGAGGCTCTACAGAGAGAG ATTCAAGCTGCATTCAGAACAGATGAAATCAAGAGAACACCACCAACGCCTCAAGATGAGATGAGAGCTGGGATGAGTTACTTCCATGAAACTATCTGGAAAGGTGTTCCTAAGTTTCTTCGCCGTGTAGACACTGCTCTCAAGAACATTGGGATCGAAGAACGTGTTCCATATAATGCTCCACTGATTCAATTCTCTTCTTGGATGGGTGGTGACCGTGACG GTAATCCAAGGGTTACACCTGAAGTCACTAGAGATGTGTGTTTGCTAGCGAGAATGATGGCTGCTACTATGTACTTCAACCAAATCGAAGATCTTATGTTTGAG TTGTCCATGTGGCGTTGTAATGACGAGCTGCGTGTGCGAGCCGATGAACTTCACGTAAACAGGAGGAAAGACGCTGCAAAGCATTACATAG AGTTCTGGAAGTCAATCCCTCCAACTGAGCCATACCGTGTGATTCTTGGTGATGTAAGGGACAAACTCTACCACACACGTGAACGTGCTCGTCAATTGCTCAGTAATGGAACCTCTGATGTCCCTGAAGAAGCTACTTTCAACAACTTGGAAGAG tTCTTGGAGCCACTTGAGCTTTGTTACCGATCACTATGTTCATGTGGTGACCGTCCAATAGCTGATGGAAGCCTTCTTGATTTCTTGAGGCAAGTCTCAACCTTTGGACTCTCTCTTGTTAGGCTTGACATAAGGCAAGAATCTGACCGCCACACTGATGTATTGGATGCTATCACCAACCATTTAGACATCGGATCATATAGAGAGTGGTCTGAAGAGCGCCGCCAAGAATGGCTTTTGTCTGAGCTAAGTGGCAAACGTCCTCTTTTCGGTTCTGACCTTCCTAAAACCGAAGAGATCGCTGACGTTCTCGACACGTTTCATGTCATAGCCGAGCTACCTTCAGACAGCTTTGGTGCTTACATTATCTCCATGGCAACATCTCCTTCTGATGTACTAGCGGTTGAGCTTTTACAGCGTGAGTGCCACGTCAAACGGCCTTTGAGAGTTGTTCCGCTTTTCGAGAAGCTAGCTGATCTAGAAGCAGCTCCGGCAGCGGTTGCTAGGCTCTTTTCTGTTGACTGGTACAAGAACCGGATCAACGGTAAGCAAGAGGTTATGATCGGTTACTCCGATTCAGGCAAAGACGCTGGTCGTTTGTCCGCTGCTTGGCAGTTATACAAAGCTCAAGAAGAGCTTGTGAAGGTCGCTAAAGAGTACGGTGTGAAGCTAACGATGTTTCACGGTCGTGGTGGCACGGTCGGAAGAGGAGGCGGACCGACACATCTTGCTATATTGTCTCAGCCACCGGATACTATTAACGGTTCCTTGCGTGTCACGGTGCAAGGTGAAGTCATCGAGCAATCGTTCGGAGAGGAACATCTATGCTTTAGAACGCTTCAGCGTTTCACCTCTGCAACACTCGAGCATGGGATGCATCCTCCGGTTTCTCCTAAACCGGAATGGCGCACACTGCTCGATGAAATGGCGGTTGTTGCGACCGAAGAGTATCGGTCTGTTGTGTTCCAAGAACCTCGCTTTGTTGAGTACTTCCGCCTG GCTACACCGGAGCTAGAGTATGGTCGTATGAACATAGGAAGCAGACCTTCGAAGAGGAAACCAAGTGGCGGCATAGAATCTCTCCGTGCGATTCCGTGGATCTTTGCTTGGACTCAAACGAGATTCCATCTCCCTGTATGGCTTGGATTCGGAGCAGCGATTAAGCACGTGGTTGAGAAAGACGTCAAGAACCTCCACATGCTTCAGGATATGTACAAGCATTGGCCTTTCTTTAGAGTCACCATTGATTTAATCGAAATGGTGTTCGCTAAGGGAGATCCAGGTATCGCTGCTTTATACGATAAGCTTCTTGTTTCTGAAGAGCTATGGCCGTTTGGTGACAAACTCAGAGCCAACTTCGAAGAAACCAAGAAACTCGTCCTCCAG ACGGCTGGACACAAGGATCTTCTTGAAGATGATCCTTACCTGAAACAGAGACTGAGACTTCGTAACTCTTACATCACAACTCTCAATGTCTGTCAAGCTTACACGCTGAAGAGGATCCGTGACCCGAGTTACAATGTGACGCTACGTCCTCACATCTCTAAGGAGATTGCGGAATCGAGCAAAGAACTCATCGAGCTTAACCCGACTAGCGAGTACGCGCCTGGACTCGAAGATACACTCATCTTGACCATGAAGGGTGTCGCTGCTGGTCTACAGAACACCGGTTGA
- the LOC106347260 gene encoding TPR repeat-containing thioredoxin TTL1, protein MSHSDKPVPESNNRLRGSLTSDINKPDFRELDLGSPVSPLRSQPRGLTTTTTTTSSSSSSSSGSVTGRIRHAPVTGRSGSVTGSQSGSRSDSVTSNSQQPLSSSSSATSPSTAAANVLPTGNICPSGKIQITGMTQSRSRSDVLGSGTGTYGHGSIMRGGGGSSVSPAKPISTRQALSSPVTVGGSSRSSPVAVGSDPEEVKRVGNEMYKKGLFSEALKLYDKAIALSPTNAAYRSNRAAALTGLSRIGEAVKECEEALRLDPNYGRAHHRLALLLIRLGQVDSARKHLCLFGKPSDPMELRKLEAVENHMSKCADARKLGDWKAALMEADAAIVSGADFSSQLGMCKVEALLKLHRLDDAHSKLLEVPRAEPFPASCSQTRFSGISCEAYTYFVKAHIEMALGRFENAVMAAEKASKIDPRSNEVAMLHNTVTLVARARVRGNDLYKSERYTEASSAYAEGLRLDPCNAILYCNRAACWFKLGMWERSVEDCNQALRFQPRYTKPLLRRAACNNKMERWAAAVSDYEALRKELPHDKEVAESLFHAQVALKKSRGEEVLNMEFGGEVEEVYSREQFKAAMNLPGVSVIHFSTVSDHQCKQLSPFVDSLCTRYPSIHFLTVDIDKCPSIGNAENVRVVPTVKIYKNGTRVKEIVCPSKEVLEYSVRHYSG, encoded by the exons ATGTCACATTCAGATAAACCGGTTCCTGAATCTAACAACCGTCTCCGTGGTTCATTAACCTCCGACATCAATAAACCGGACTTTCGTGAGCTGGATCTCGGTTCGCCGGTTTCTCCGCTTCGTTCTCAGCCACGTGGACTCACTACAACCACCACCACTACAAGTAGCAGCAGTTCTAGCTCTTCCGGATCTGTAACCGGTCGGATTAGACATGCTCCGGTTACCGGAAGATCCGGTTCGGTTACTGGTAGTCAATCCGGTTCGAGATCGGACTCGGTTACTTCAAACTCACAACAAccactctcctcctcctcctctgctACTTCTCCATCTACGGCGGCGGCGAATGTACTTCCCACCGGAAACATTTGTCCCTCCGGTAAGATCCAAATCACCGGAATGACACAAAGCCGTTCGAGAAGCGACGTTCTCGGATCCGGCACGGGAACGTACGGTCACGGAAGCATAATGCGAGGCGGAGGAGGAAGCAGTGTCTCTCCGGCGAAACCCATCTCCACCAGACAAGCACTGAGCTCGCCGGTTACTGTCGGTGGCTCCAGCAGAAGCAGTCCGGTTGCAGTAGGTTCGGATCCAGAGGAAGTGAAGAGAGTAGGCAACGAGATGTACAAGAAAGGTCTGTTCAGTGAGGCTTTAAAGCTGTACGATAAAGCAATAGCTTTATCACCGACAAACGCGGCTTACCGGAGCAACCGTGCCGCCGCATTGACGGGTTTGTCTCGGATCGGTGAAGCTGTGAAGGAGTGTGAAGAAGCTTTGAGATTGGATCCAAACTATGGAAGAGCTCATCACCGTTTGGCTCTTTTGCTTATTAG ATTAGGACAGGTTGATAGTGCAAGGAAGCATCTTTGTCTTTTTGGGAAACCATCAGATCCTATGGAGCTGCGGAAGCTTGAAGCAGTTGAGAACCACATGAGCAAATGTGCAGATGCGAGGAAGCTCGGTGATTGGAAAGCTGCTTTGATGGAAGCAGATGCAGCTATTGTTTCTGGAGCTGACTTTTCTTCTCAG CTAGGTATGTGTAAAGTAGAAGCACTCTTGAAACTCCACCGCCTTGATGATGCACACTCAAAGCTTCTAGAAGTTCCTAGAGCAGAGCCGTTTCCAGCATCTTGCTCGCAGACTCGGTTCTCTGGTATATCCTGTGAAGCTTATACGTACTTTGTCAAAGCTCACATCGAGATGGCTTTAGGAAGGTTTGAAAACGCAGTGATGGCTGCTGAGAAAGCTAGCAAAATCGATCCACGGAGCAACGAAGTTGCCATGTTGCACAATACTGTTACATTGGTTGCTAGAGCTCGTGTTCGTGGTAACGATCTTTATAAATCGGAAAGATACACGGAAGCTAGCTCAGCTTACGCAGAAGGCCTTAGGCTTGATCCGTGCAACGCTATTTTGTATTGCAACCGAGCAGCTTGTTGGTTTAAGCTTGGAATGTGGGAACGTTCGGTTGAAGATTGTAACCAAGCGCTGCGTTTCCAACCACGTTACACAAAGCCTCTTCTTAGGAGAGCTGCCTGTAATAACAAG ATGGAGAGATGGGCAGCTGCAGTGAGTGATTATGAAGCGTTGAGGAAGGAACTACCTCATGACAAGGAAGTTGCTGAATCTTTATTTCATGCTCAAGTGGCATTGAAGAAATCTCGAGGAGAAGAAGTTTTGAATATGGAGTTTGGTGGTGAAGTTGAGGAAGTTTATAGCCGTGAACAGTTTAAAGCTGCCATGAATCTACCAG GAGTTTCGGTTATACATTTCTCGACGGTCTCTGATCATCAATGCAAGCAGTTATCTCCATTTGTGGACTCGCTATGTACTCGTTATCCTTCTATACACTTCCTCACG GTGGACATCGATAAATGTCCTTCGATAGGTAATGCAGAGAACGTGAGGGTTGTACCAACAGTGAAGATATACAAAAACGGTACTCGAGTAAAGGAGATTGTCTGTCCAAGCAAAGAAGTATTGGAGTACTCTGTGAGGCACTATAGCGGTTAA